GTCGCCGGAAGTTGCGCCTGACTGGCTGCCAGCGCCACTCCCTGAGCGTGATTTCCCGCCGAGGCCGCCACGACTCCGCCGGGGCCGATGTTCGCGCGGTTGACCATGATAGTGTAAGTCGCCCCCCGTATTTTGAACGAACCGGTCTTCTGAAGGTTCTCCAGTTTCAGATATATTTCTCCCCCGAACATACGGCTTAAGGAGGACGAATGAACCAGCGGCGTTCGAATGACCCTTCCCTTGATCATTTTGGCCGCATTCTTAAATTTTTCAATCGCAATCATAGGATCATCCTTTTTCCTTTTATTAATGCAGCAGTTAGGGAGTTTTTTATCAAACCCGCTTCATTAGCGGAATCTTTTAGCTTTGATGTTATTTCATTTGATTGTATATTCAATTCGTCTTAAAATTAAAATCAATATTTTAAAGTTTTTGATCTGAAATTAATAAAATATTGAAACTTTTTGGGGGAGCTGTCTGAATGTACCATCATTGCAA
This DNA window, taken from Candidatus Desulfatibia profunda, encodes the following:
- a CDS encoding pyridoxal-phosphate dependent enzyme, whose amino-acid sequence is MIAIEKFKNAAKMIKGRVIRTPLVHSSSLSRMFGGEIYLKLENLQKTGSFKIRGATYTIMVNRANIGPGGVVAASAGNHAQGVALAASQAQLPAT